The following are encoded in a window of Haloprofundus salilacus genomic DNA:
- a CDS encoding MBL fold metallo-hydrolase, with amino-acid sequence MTGQRALFALVVAILVVLSGCAGSGETVSPIESQTTSPAQTATESTPTANGTVEVHYINVGQSASTLIVTPQNETVLIDTGDWRNDGEYVLEYLKQQNITRIDHLVTSHADADHIGGHAAVIEYYETQADGVGAVYDPGLSSSSQTYEEYLDAVETYNVPLYQVASDDTLPVAGVNVSVLAPPEEPLAGGQRNENSIALMITHGEQRFLFTGDAESEGERYLVDKYASQLNATVFQAGHHGSRSSSSDALLEASSPHVAVISSAYDSQYGHPHNETLTRLAERSIPAYWTAVHGNVVISSDGENLTVSTQRNATTDPPELRSADPIEPGSDDSVVERTTITGGISNPEPIVTDGGTETSTPTETPSESTGAKLALVDVHADAEGNDNENLNDEYLVFENTGDDPLDMSGWTVEDEAGHTYTVPSGFTLEPGTQVTLYTGSGSNTDTELYWGSGSAIWNNGGDTVIATDDTGTVVLEESY; translated from the coding sequence ATGACCGGCCAACGGGCGCTCTTTGCCCTCGTCGTTGCGATACTCGTCGTTTTATCGGGATGTGCAGGAAGTGGGGAGACGGTTTCACCAATAGAATCACAAACCACTTCACCAGCCCAAACGGCGACCGAATCGACACCCACCGCAAACGGTACTGTAGAAGTCCATTACATCAACGTGGGGCAGTCAGCAAGCACACTCATTGTCACACCGCAGAATGAAACGGTACTCATCGATACAGGAGACTGGCGAAATGACGGTGAGTACGTCCTCGAGTATCTAAAGCAGCAGAACATCACCCGAATCGACCACCTCGTCACCTCACATGCAGACGCTGATCACATCGGTGGCCACGCAGCTGTTATCGAATACTATGAAACACAAGCTGATGGCGTTGGTGCCGTCTACGATCCTGGATTGTCGTCAAGTTCGCAGACGTACGAAGAGTACCTTGACGCGGTAGAAACGTACAACGTCCCGCTCTACCAGGTTGCCTCGGACGACACACTCCCCGTTGCAGGTGTAAATGTCTCTGTCCTTGCACCACCCGAAGAGCCTCTCGCAGGCGGGCAACGCAATGAGAACAGTATCGCACTGATGATAACACACGGTGAACAGCGATTCCTCTTCACCGGGGACGCGGAATCTGAAGGCGAACGCTATCTCGTCGACAAATACGCTTCACAACTCAACGCGACTGTTTTCCAGGCAGGTCATCACGGAAGCCGGTCAAGTAGCAGTGACGCCTTGCTCGAGGCGAGTTCGCCACATGTCGCCGTAATTTCGAGCGCGTACGACTCCCAGTACGGACATCCACATAATGAGACGCTCACTCGACTCGCCGAGCGTTCGATTCCGGCTTACTGGACGGCAGTCCACGGCAACGTAGTCATTTCGAGCGATGGTGAGAATCTCACCGTCTCGACGCAACGGAACGCGACGACTGATCCACCCGAACTACGCTCTGCAGACCCAATCGAACCGGGAAGCGACGATTCTGTTGTAGAACGCACAACGATAACTGGCGGGATCAGCAATCCAGAGCCAATCGTCACCGATGGTGGGACAGAGACCTCGACGCCGACCGAGACTCCCAGCGAGTCGACCGGTGCTAAACTGGCGCTCGTAGACGTTCACGCGGACGCTGAAGGGAATGATAACGAGAATCTCAACGACGAATATCTCGTCTTCGAGAATACGGGTGACGACCCGCTTGACATGTCTGGCTGGACTGTCGAAGACGAGGCAGGACATACGTACACCGTCCCGTCAGGCTTCACTCTTGAGCCTGGAACGCAAGTAACACTCTATACGGGGAGTGGGAGTAATACTGACACAGAACTCTACTGGGGATCAGGCAGTGCAATCTGGAACAACGGCGGTGATACGGTGATCGCCACTGACGATACGGGGACCGTGGTACTAGAGGAGAGCTACTGA
- a CDS encoding DoxX family protein: protein MSANNIPITTANSFESSIGGYTIRGQAHSLSAWFVLALRLVIGFAFLYSGVEKVLGGFAAQGYLANVAATNGNPLAGMFLWMSQTPWFLNFVDVAVPWGEVAIGLGIMVGLLTRLAAFFGALMMLMFYFGNWDLAHGFINSDFMYMLVFLAVAAFGAGRILGLDALVERYEIDGVALLEKYPKLDYILG from the coding sequence ATGTCTGCAAACAATATCCCAATCACCACTGCAAATTCCTTCGAGAGCTCTATCGGCGGCTACACCATTCGGGGCCAGGCCCACAGCCTCAGCGCGTGGTTCGTTCTCGCGCTGCGACTCGTCATCGGCTTCGCGTTCCTCTACTCGGGCGTTGAGAAAGTCCTCGGCGGCTTTGCCGCACAGGGCTACCTCGCGAACGTCGCCGCAACCAACGGCAACCCGCTAGCGGGGATGTTCCTGTGGATGAGCCAGACGCCGTGGTTCCTCAACTTCGTTGACGTCGCCGTTCCGTGGGGTGAGGTCGCCATCGGTCTCGGCATCATGGTCGGTCTTCTGACCCGCCTCGCGGCGTTCTTCGGCGCGCTGATGATGCTCATGTTCTACTTCGGGAACTGGGACCTCGCCCACGGGTTCATCAACAGCGACTTCATGTACATGTTGGTGTTCCTCGCGGTCGCGGCGTTCGGCGCTGGACGCATCCTCGGACTCGACGCGCTCGTCGAGCGCTACGAGATTGACGGTGTCGCGCTCCTCGAAAAGTACCCGAAGCTCGACTACATCCTCGGGTAA
- a CDS encoding alpha/beta hydrolase family protein: protein MDHQPRDETDHQQFDPARWTARLFRDHERRHGFDGQTGEAFREWQTAFRVDLRRVLGHDTIADAGVPDLAPERTEREQCGGFERQRWTVRTETGLRVPFYLLVPNDVEPPYPVVLVAHGHGDAGKELVVGRADTAEHRQQIDEDERDVAVQAVERGYAALAPDMRGLGELSNPADEARGYRTCHTMQLHAQLFGRSLLGDRVWDVTRLIDFVERRNDFDADRIALTGHSGGGAVALFAAAVDDRIDVVAPSSYFCTFEASIAAVDHCECNYLPGVLGLGEMWDVAGLVAPRPFVAVAGRRDRIFPVEGVERSFERLSEIYEAANASERCELVVCEGGHRYYADGVWPFVDEHL, encoded by the coding sequence ATGGACCACCAGCCTCGAGACGAGACGGACCACCAGCAGTTCGACCCGGCGCGGTGGACGGCGCGACTGTTTCGCGACCACGAGCGTCGGCACGGCTTCGACGGTCAGACCGGCGAGGCGTTTCGAGAGTGGCAGACGGCGTTTCGCGTGGACCTCCGGCGCGTCCTCGGCCACGACACCATCGCGGATGCCGGCGTCCCGGATCTGGCCCCGGAGCGAACCGAGAGGGAACAGTGCGGCGGCTTTGAGCGTCAGCGGTGGACAGTCCGGACGGAGACGGGCCTCCGGGTTCCGTTCTACCTCCTCGTGCCCAACGACGTCGAGCCACCGTATCCCGTGGTGCTCGTCGCACACGGTCACGGCGACGCGGGGAAGGAACTGGTCGTGGGCCGGGCCGACACCGCAGAACACCGGCAGCAGATTGACGAGGACGAACGCGACGTGGCGGTACAGGCGGTCGAACGGGGGTACGCGGCGCTCGCACCGGATATGCGCGGGCTGGGCGAGCTGTCGAACCCCGCAGATGAGGCGCGAGGATATCGCACCTGTCACACCATGCAGTTGCACGCGCAGCTGTTCGGTCGGTCGCTCCTGGGTGATCGCGTCTGGGACGTGACGCGACTCATCGACTTCGTCGAACGCCGAAACGACTTCGACGCCGACCGAATCGCGCTAACCGGTCACTCCGGGGGCGGCGCAGTCGCCCTGTTCGCTGCGGCGGTCGACGACCGAATCGACGTCGTCGCACCGTCCTCGTACTTCTGCACGTTCGAGGCGTCCATTGCGGCGGTCGACCACTGCGAGTGCAACTACCTACCCGGCGTCCTCGGACTGGGAGAGATGTGGGACGTGGCCGGTCTCGTCGCCCCCCGACCGTTCGTCGCCGTTGCCGGACGGCGGGATCGGATCTTCCCGGTCGAGGGTGTCGAACGGTCGTTCGAGAGGCTCTCGGAGATTTACGAGGCCGCGAACGCGTCAGAGCGGTGTGAACTCGTCGTCTGCGAGGGTGGCCATCGCTACTACGCTGACGGCGTCTGGCCATTCGTCGACGAACACCTGTAG
- a CDS encoding pectinesterase family protein — MPAGDGEGHDYVVDKSGRGDYESIQAAIDGAKAFPRERITIFVTDDVYNEKVRVPSWNPKISLIGESEANTVLTYDDHFETIERGPNSTFFTYTLKVCGNDFRARNLTVQNAAGPEREQAVALHVEANRAVFENCQFVGNQDTVYAAGEGARQYFRECYVEGTTDFVFGGATAVFERCDIHSKANSYVTAASTHPSEPFGYVFRECTLTTDPEVSDVYLGRPWRNYAHVAFIQSYLGSHVHPTGWHNWSRPEAEETVTFAEYDNRGPGARAGDERAPWSKELTSTEAETYATEPVLTGEHPQRSGEPWYRITTK, encoded by the coding sequence ATGCCAGCAGGTGACGGTGAGGGACACGACTACGTCGTCGACAAGAGCGGACGCGGCGACTACGAGAGCATCCAGGCGGCCATCGATGGGGCGAAGGCGTTCCCCCGAGAGCGGATCACGATCTTCGTCACTGACGACGTCTACAACGAGAAGGTACGGGTCCCCTCGTGGAACCCGAAGATCAGCTTGATCGGAGAGAGCGAAGCGAACACGGTACTGACGTACGACGACCACTTCGAAACGATCGAGAGAGGGCCTAACAGTACATTCTTCACGTACACGCTGAAGGTGTGTGGGAACGATTTCCGCGCGCGTAACCTGACAGTGCAAAACGCCGCCGGGCCGGAGAGGGAACAGGCCGTCGCGCTACACGTGGAAGCCAACCGAGCCGTGTTCGAAAACTGCCAGTTCGTCGGGAATCAGGACACCGTCTACGCCGCCGGCGAGGGGGCACGGCAGTACTTCCGCGAGTGTTACGTTGAGGGGACGACCGACTTCGTCTTCGGGGGCGCCACCGCCGTCTTCGAGCGGTGCGACATCCACTCGAAAGCGAATTCGTACGTCACAGCGGCCTCGACGCACCCGAGCGAACCGTTCGGATACGTCTTCAGGGAGTGTACCTTGACCACCGACCCGGAGGTCTCCGACGTGTATCTCGGCCGACCATGGCGAAACTACGCGCACGTCGCGTTCATCCAATCGTACCTGGGTTCGCACGTTCACCCGACCGGATGGCACAACTGGTCTCGTCCGGAGGCAGAGGAAACGGTCACGTTCGCCGAGTACGACAATCGAGGCCCCGGTGCACGCGCAGGCGACGAACGAGCGCCCTGGTCCAAGGAGTTGACATCGACGGAGGCCGAGACGTACGCTACCGAACCCGTCCTCACCGGTGAACACCCTCAGCGGTCCGGCGAACCATGGTATCGAATTACCACCAAGTAG
- a CDS encoding RNA-guided endonuclease InsQ/TnpB family protein translates to MAIQVIRTYVASIRNQQQVKSDLDSLGFAASKLWNIARWTCDRIWSETGTIPEDGPLKAYLKNHERYADLNSQSSQRVIEELAEAFNGWYAKRRNGDDRANPPKYRKHGDDHPRSTVTFKEDGFKHDAHNNRIRLSKGRNLKDHWSDFILCEIEIRPDVTVENVRHVRTIWNGSKDEWELHIVCKHEIEAEPPGDETAGIDLGIKNFAAVSYSTGDHELYPGNALKTDERYFAKEIAKCNSSRSNKALRLRRKRSERRSHYLHAVTRYIVTKCVERSVGTIAVGNLEGIREDGETGEARNWGDRGNEGLHGWAFDRFTNLLTYKAKAEGIAVVVVSERDTSKTCSCCGQRRDANRVERGLYVCRGCDAVMNADSNGAENIRRRLDQAEKVTLNPRFSEDRSSGRVARPVVNLFRRGEHDPSSGQGTFAEQVSICKP, encoded by the coding sequence ATGGCGATTCAGGTCATTCGCACCTACGTTGCTTCCATTCGGAACCAGCAACAGGTCAAGAGTGACTTGGACTCGCTCGGGTTTGCCGCCTCGAAACTCTGGAATATCGCACGCTGGACGTGTGACCGTATCTGGAGCGAAACAGGGACAATCCCCGAGGATGGCCCGCTCAAGGCATACCTGAAGAACCACGAACGCTATGCCGACCTCAATTCTCAGTCGAGTCAGCGAGTCATCGAAGAACTCGCTGAAGCGTTCAACGGGTGGTACGCCAAGCGCCGAAACGGGGACGACCGCGCAAACCCACCGAAGTACAGAAAACACGGCGACGACCACCCGCGTTCGACGGTCACGTTCAAAGAAGACGGCTTCAAACACGACGCCCACAACAACCGGATTCGCCTCTCCAAAGGCCGAAACCTCAAAGACCACTGGTCGGATTTCATCCTCTGTGAAATCGAAATTCGACCAGACGTGACTGTGGAGAACGTCCGCCACGTTCGAACCATCTGGAACGGCTCCAAAGACGAATGGGAACTCCACATCGTGTGCAAACACGAAATCGAGGCCGAACCGCCCGGCGACGAAACCGCTGGTATCGACCTCGGCATCAAGAACTTCGCCGCTGTCTCGTATTCCACGGGCGACCACGAGTTGTATCCGGGGAACGCCCTGAAAACCGACGAGCGGTACTTCGCCAAGGAGATCGCGAAGTGCAACTCCTCTCGGTCGAACAAGGCCCTCAGACTTCGACGGAAGCGTTCCGAACGACGGTCGCACTACCTGCACGCCGTCACCAGATACATCGTCACAAAGTGCGTCGAACGGAGTGTTGGGACAATTGCTGTCGGCAACCTCGAAGGTATCCGTGAGGATGGTGAAACTGGCGAGGCTCGAAACTGGGGCGACCGTGGCAACGAAGGATTGCACGGGTGGGCATTCGACCGCTTCACGAACCTACTCACGTACAAGGCGAAAGCCGAAGGCATCGCCGTGGTCGTAGTGAGCGAGCGAGACACATCGAAGACGTGTTCGTGTTGTGGGCAGAGGAGAGACGCCAATCGTGTGGAGCGCGGCTTGTACGTCTGTCGTGGATGTGACGCCGTGATGAATGCCGACTCGAATGGCGCAGAGAACATTCGGCGTCGGTTAGACCAAGCAGAAAAGGTAACTCTGAATCCTCGGTTTTCCGAGGATAGGAGTAGCGGGCGTGTGGCACGTCCAGTAGTCAACCTGTTCCGTCGTGGAGAACACGACCCGAGTAGTGGACAGGGGACGTTCGCTGAACAAGTGAGCATCTGCAAACCGTAA
- a CDS encoding DUF3006 domain-containing protein, whose product MSEQTYTLVLDRFEEDDAVLLVEQDGDLVDEIVLPKTMLPADGQHQDAIFSVRHMSETVTELQYDPEQTQERKESAQDRFNRLSQRLPSEDVDEHSDHP is encoded by the coding sequence ATGAGTGAACAGACGTACACACTTGTACTCGACCGATTCGAGGAAGACGACGCCGTCCTATTGGTCGAACAGGATGGCGACCTCGTCGACGAAATCGTCCTCCCCAAAACGATGCTTCCGGCCGACGGGCAGCATCAGGATGCAATCTTTTCAGTTCGGCATATGAGTGAGACAGTAACTGAACTTCAGTACGACCCAGAGCAAACACAGGAGCGCAAAGAGAGTGCGCAAGACCGGTTTAATCGGCTCTCACAGCGGCTTCCGAGTGAAGACGTGGACGAACACTCGGATCATCCGTGA
- a CDS encoding ABC transporter ATP-binding protein: MPSIETHGLTKRFGDDVVAVEDLDLTVKAGEVFGFLGPNGAGKSTTINMLLDFIRPTSGEIIVLGNNPRSEPRAVREHVGILPEGYSLYDRLTARKHVRFAVDLEESDDDPDAILNRVGLADAAGRAVGGFSKGMRQRLALGMALVGQPDLLILDEPSSGLDPNGAQLMRQIVREEADRGATVFFSSHIMEQVEAVCDRVGIMNEGDLVAVDTVDGLRAASGSASTLIITVDEIPVMSDIQEIDGVTDITVRDTTLRIGCSTPDIKASVISRIEQTGATVTDIDVEQTDLGDIFVEYTNGIETPEAEL; this comes from the coding sequence ATGCCCTCCATCGAGACACATGGCCTGACGAAACGCTTCGGCGACGATGTCGTCGCCGTCGAGGACCTCGACCTCACCGTCAAAGCGGGCGAGGTATTCGGCTTTCTGGGCCCAAACGGTGCCGGTAAGTCCACTACGATCAATATGCTGCTCGATTTTATCCGCCCGACGTCGGGAGAGATCATTGTCCTTGGGAATAACCCTCGGAGTGAACCGCGTGCTGTTCGGGAGCATGTCGGAATTTTGCCAGAGGGTTACAGTCTCTACGACCGGCTGACAGCCCGAAAGCACGTCAGGTTCGCCGTCGACTTGGAGGAAAGCGACGATGATCCAGACGCAATTTTGAATCGTGTGGGGCTCGCCGACGCCGCAGGCCGTGCAGTCGGCGGCTTCTCGAAAGGAATGCGCCAGCGGCTCGCGCTCGGAATGGCCCTAGTCGGCCAGCCCGACCTGCTCATCCTCGACGAGCCATCGAGCGGGCTCGATCCTAACGGTGCTCAGTTGATGCGGCAGATTGTCCGCGAGGAGGCGGACCGCGGTGCGACCGTGTTCTTCTCCAGCCATATCATGGAGCAGGTAGAAGCGGTCTGTGATCGCGTCGGCATCATGAACGAGGGAGATCTCGTCGCCGTCGACACGGTTGACGGGCTGCGCGCCGCATCCGGATCGGCATCCACCCTCATCATCACCGTCGATGAAATACCGGTCATGTCCGATATTCAGGAGATCGACGGTGTCACCGATATAACAGTCAGAGATACCACACTGCGTATTGGTTGTTCAACTCCAGATATCAAGGCCAGCGTCATCTCACGGATCGAACAGACAGGCGCCACCGTGACCGATATCGATGTTGAGCAGACTGACTTGGGAGACATCTTCGTTGAGTACACAAACGGAATAGAGACGCCGGAGGCAGAACTATGA
- a CDS encoding PadR family transcriptional regulator has protein sequence MNDLSGFQRDLLYVIAGFDQPSGQDVKNELEEYVDGEINHGRLYPNLDTLVNKEYVEKGPLDRRTNYYAVTEKGRDALRDRRRWEDQYTAIEA, from the coding sequence GTGAACGACTTGAGTGGATTCCAACGCGACCTCCTGTACGTGATAGCGGGGTTCGACCAACCATCGGGACAGGATGTCAAAAATGAACTCGAAGAATACGTCGACGGCGAAATCAACCATGGGCGACTCTACCCAAACCTCGACACCCTCGTCAACAAAGAGTACGTCGAGAAAGGACCGCTCGACCGTCGAACGAATTACTATGCGGTTACAGAGAAGGGACGAGACGCGCTTCGTGATCGACGAAGGTGGGAAGACCAATATACGGCGATTGAAGCGTAA
- a CDS encoding ABC transporter permease subunit, producing the protein MTSATLTIAKKEFEDAARSKLLWGLTLILLIVTVPPFYSLTSSSFLDSAADSTEWLPGAFQNFVAPLVIIAAYRAVVGERESGSLRVLFGHPVTRRDVVAGKVLGRAALVAVVLFVGTLALGAAVIAAFGTLPVALFVAMAVYVMAYGAVWTAVTVGVSAAVSSRLQAIAIMLGLFMMFGPFPIWKTIGLPLAALVATGSTSVASINRLDPGTWPTWYLYAQRINPMENFMRSREFIASLADPSIGYFGDLQVQLFGIAVLVVWAVVPLVLGYWQFERTDLT; encoded by the coding sequence ATGACATCGGCGACACTGACCATCGCGAAAAAGGAGTTTGAGGATGCCGCTCGGTCGAAGTTGCTGTGGGGTCTCACCCTGATCTTACTCATCGTGACCGTTCCGCCATTTTACAGTTTGACGAGCTCTTCATTCCTTGACAGTGCCGCCGACTCCACCGAGTGGCTCCCAGGGGCTTTTCAGAACTTCGTTGCGCCGCTCGTGATAATCGCCGCCTATCGGGCAGTCGTCGGCGAACGCGAGTCTGGGAGTCTGCGGGTGCTCTTCGGCCATCCGGTCACCCGTCGGGATGTCGTCGCTGGCAAGGTACTTGGACGAGCGGCGCTCGTCGCAGTCGTCCTCTTCGTCGGAACGCTCGCGCTCGGTGCTGCCGTGATCGCGGCCTTCGGAACTCTCCCGGTTGCGCTATTCGTCGCGATGGCGGTCTACGTCATGGCTTACGGTGCAGTGTGGACTGCGGTGACAGTCGGCGTCTCGGCAGCCGTTTCCTCTCGGCTGCAGGCGATCGCGATCATGCTTGGACTGTTCATGATGTTCGGCCCGTTCCCCATCTGGAAGACCATTGGACTGCCCCTGGCCGCTCTTGTTGCTACGGGGAGCACGTCGGTAGCGAGCATCAACCGACTTGACCCGGGTACATGGCCGACGTGGTATCTCTACGCCCAGCGCATCAATCCGATGGAGAACTTTATGCGAAGCCGCGAATTCATCGCTAGCCTCGCCGATCCATCAATTGGGTACTTCGGGGACCTGCAGGTGCAACTCTTCGGCATTGCTGTGTTGGTCGTCTGGGCCGTGGTGCCGCTCGTCTTGGGCTATTGGCAGTTCGAACGGACCGACCTTACCTGA
- a CDS encoding SGNH/GDSL hydrolase family protein codes for MQTDDIQFHNVSALVPVEDGDGRELQRVPEAVRSGLNEGARSRMRHPAGVELRFVPEDSVELTLSVRPGGSADSETVRVFWGSIQGYDEFEIGAEPRTVEVSMPEKLTRLRPSAVSASAFDPRVCRICLPGEHRSGYTVYHGAEGARRPPTEAELPDRRYLAYGTSITEGEAVLGEHLTYVNQTAHRLDADLLNLGSCGTAYCDEAMADHIAARDDWDVATLSVSVNMVGTFSAETFRDRATYLVDTVAGAHPDKPVVCLTLFRNARDVVAGHEEADACEQFREVLRDVVAASPHENVHLLEGPELLPSVDGITTDLVHPGDLAMTTIAERLADELTPLLDQ; via the coding sequence ATGCAAACGGACGACATCCAGTTTCACAACGTCAGCGCTCTCGTTCCGGTCGAAGACGGGGACGGTCGCGAACTCCAACGTGTTCCCGAGGCGGTCAGGAGCGGACTCAACGAGGGAGCGAGGTCGCGGATGCGTCACCCCGCAGGTGTCGAACTCAGGTTCGTTCCCGAGGACTCGGTCGAACTGACGCTCTCGGTCCGGCCGGGCGGAAGCGCCGACAGCGAGACGGTCCGAGTGTTCTGGGGGTCGATACAGGGGTACGATGAGTTCGAGATCGGCGCGGAGCCCCGGACCGTCGAGGTATCGATGCCCGAGAAGCTGACCCGGTTGAGACCATCCGCCGTGTCGGCGTCCGCATTCGACCCACGGGTCTGTCGCATTTGTCTCCCTGGGGAACACCGAAGCGGCTACACGGTCTACCACGGCGCTGAAGGGGCGCGCCGACCGCCGACCGAGGCCGAGCTACCGGATCGCCGCTATCTCGCCTACGGGACCTCGATCACTGAGGGCGAAGCGGTACTGGGTGAGCACCTGACCTACGTGAACCAGACCGCCCACCGGCTAGACGCCGACCTTCTCAACCTCGGGTCGTGCGGCACCGCCTACTGCGACGAGGCGATGGCGGATCACATCGCCGCGCGCGACGACTGGGACGTGGCGACGCTCTCCGTCTCCGTGAACATGGTCGGAACGTTCTCCGCAGAGACGTTCCGTGACCGCGCGACGTACCTCGTCGACACCGTCGCGGGCGCGCATCCGGACAAACCCGTTGTCTGCCTCACACTCTTCCGCAACGCGCGCGACGTCGTCGCGGGCCACGAGGAGGCCGACGCCTGCGAGCAGTTCAGGGAGGTGCTCCGCGACGTCGTCGCCGCCTCGCCGCACGAAAACGTCCACCTCCTCGAAGGGCCAGAACTGCTTCCGAGTGTCGATGGCATCACCACCGATCTGGTCCACCCTGGCGATCTCGCGATGACGACGATAGCCGAACGGCTTGCCGATGAGCTGACGCCGCTCCTCGATCAGTAA
- a CDS encoding endonuclease/exonuclease/phosphatase family protein, translating to MARLQTRREVLKTIGGTATAAGFVGTVSGRQRTGDRKQGSGTRYAAFNIIELETEQVQEPGDSQAEAAARVIQEVRPDILVVNELTNNLQEGKYTDRANIDAFVENYLSVPQRDDLNGIDYEYTLQPESNTGVLPEQDYDFNKDGTAGERPGDAFGFGEYPGHYAFAIASKYPIDESSVRSFQTFKWADMPGNLIPVAGEEGVITDPEDDEIAIYLTEEELDVYRLSSKTHIDVPFEVEGGTVHGLFAHPTPPSFDGVNNFNGRWNHDEVRFFADYVAGEDYIYDDSGVRGGLDDDASYILMGDMNAGPGLGRDERPLNPSQKFFVDNDDFYTDRLPKSPSGAQRGLPTATRVGGDFEGVVEQIDYVLPSPNLSLRASSVVWPSKNATKRNFGDDVSIASDHRLVWADIATHPRH from the coding sequence ATGGCTCGACTTCAGACCAGACGAGAAGTACTCAAGACGATCGGTGGTACAGCGACTGCAGCCGGTTTCGTCGGTACCGTGAGCGGTCGACAGCGAACCGGAGACAGAAAACAGGGTAGTGGGACACGCTACGCTGCGTTCAACATAATCGAACTGGAGACCGAGCAGGTTCAAGAGCCGGGCGATTCACAAGCAGAAGCAGCCGCCCGAGTCATCCAAGAAGTCCGGCCAGACATCCTCGTCGTCAACGAACTCACCAACAATCTCCAGGAGGGCAAATACACCGACAGAGCGAACATCGACGCTTTCGTTGAGAACTACCTCAGCGTCCCCCAACGAGACGACCTCAACGGCATTGACTACGAATACACGCTCCAGCCGGAGAGCAATACAGGCGTCCTCCCCGAACAGGACTACGATTTCAACAAGGACGGAACGGCTGGTGAACGGCCGGGTGACGCGTTCGGGTTCGGGGAGTATCCGGGTCACTATGCGTTCGCGATTGCGAGCAAGTACCCGATCGACGAATCGAGCGTCCGTTCGTTCCAGACGTTTAAATGGGCAGACATGCCCGGGAACCTCATTCCAGTCGCGGGCGAAGAAGGTGTCATCACGGATCCCGAGGATGACGAAATTGCGATCTACCTCACGGAGGAGGAACTCGATGTCTATCGGCTCTCTTCGAAGACCCACATCGATGTTCCGTTTGAGGTCGAGGGTGGGACGGTTCACGGCCTGTTCGCGCACCCGACGCCGCCCAGCTTCGACGGTGTGAACAACTTCAACGGGAGGTGGAATCACGACGAAGTCCGGTTCTTCGCAGATTACGTCGCTGGCGAAGATTACATCTACGATGATAGTGGCGTCCGCGGCGGTCTCGACGACGACGCCTCCTACATCCTGATGGGCGACATGAATGCGGGGCCAGGTCTGGGTCGGGATGAGCGTCCACTCAACCCCTCCCAGAAGTTCTTTGTCGACAACGACGACTTCTACACTGACCGCCTCCCAAAGAGTCCGAGCGGGGCGCAACGAGGTCTCCCTACCGCGACACGGGTCGGCGGTGATTTTGAGGGCGTTGTCGAACAGATCGACTATGTCCTCCCTTCACCGAACCTCTCGCTTCGCGCCTCGTCGGTCGTCTGGCCGAGCAAGAACGCAACGAAGCGAAACTTCGGCGATGACGTCAGTATAGCCTCGGATCACCGACTCGTCTGGGCCGACATCGCGACCCATCCCCGACACTGA